From the genome of Eucalyptus grandis isolate ANBG69807.140 chromosome 2, ASM1654582v1, whole genome shotgun sequence, one region includes:
- the LOC104432744 gene encoding 17.4 kDa class I heat shock protein, producing MSLIPSMFGSRRTDVYDPFSLDIWDPFDGFFTSSLTNVPASARETSAFANARIDWKETPEAHVFKADVPGLKREEVKVEVEEGRILQISGERSKEKEEKNDKWHRVERSSGKFLRRFRLPENAKMDQIKASMENGVLTVTVPKEEEKKPEVKSVDISG from the coding sequence ATGTCACTCATTCCCAGCATGTTCGGAAGCCGCCGAACTGACGTCTACGACCCATTCTCACTAGACATTTGGGACCCTTTTGATGGCTTCTTCACCTCCTCACTCACCAATGTGCCCGCCTCGGCTCGCGAAACTTCGGCATTCGCCAATGCGCGAATTGATTGGAAAGAAACTCCAGAGGCCCATGTATTCAAAGCAGACGTGCCGGGGCTGAAGAGGGAGGAAGTGAAAGTTGAGGTGGAAGAGGGGAGAATCCTTCAGATCAGTGGGGAGAGAAGCaaggagaaggaggaaaagaatgaTAAGTGGCACCGGGTTGAGAGGAGCAGTGGAAAGTTCCTGAGGCGGTTCCGCCTCCCAGAGAATGCAAAGATGGACCAGATCAAGGCAAGTATGGAGAATGGGGTGCTCACTGTTACTGTGCCtaaggaagaggagaagaagccgGAGGTGAAGTCCGTTGATATCTCTGGTTAA
- the LOC104432743 gene encoding palmitoyltransferase ZDHHC12 isoform X1, with product MAEIDDRRTPPEARTSSIGRCIASCVSVFLTQFALALIPRFFYASPLLIQLALSALVLVAVVGVAGRCRRALGVYASAPAFVVLSIVYIWVVYVTVVREAVPLLMDVLFHGEVAMLIIGLCSIFKRDPGRVTLGPSSSSELCDASVSEVSETSSLMGRVRYCRSCEAYIKGFDHHCPAFGNCIGNGQNNYFLFMALLAGFLITESSFVACSSKFASKSSILYQTRLESNMAGDLVIGGLLFSLLQLLWQGIFFMWHIYCICFNIRTDEWINWQKYPEFQHQVKSEQGQSSTNLTFWNPYDKGILRNIREFLS from the exons ATGGCCGAAATCGACGACCGGAGGACGCCGCCCGAAGCTCGCACGAGCTCAATCGGTCGTTGCATCGCGTCCTGCGTCTCCGTCTTCCTCACTCAGTTCGCCCTCGCTCTGATCCCTCGCTTCTTCTACGCCTCTCCACTCCTCATTCAGCTCGCCCTCTCAG CTCTGGTGCTCGTGGCGGTCGTGGGAGTGGCAGGGAGGTGCAGGCGAGCTCTCGGAGTCTACGCATCAGCCCCTGCCTTCGTTGTCCTAAGTATCGTGTACATTTGGGTCGTCTACGTGACCGTCGTCAGAGAAG CGGTTCCACTGTTGATGGATGTTTTGTTCCATGGAGAAGTTGCCATGCTTATAATTGGTCTTTGCAG TATTTTTAAAAGAGATCCCGGTCGTGTAACCCTTGGACCTTCCTCGTCAAGCGAACTTTGTGATGCTTCTGTCTCTGAAGTCAGTGAG ACTAGCTCTTTGATGGGAAGAGTCAGATATTGTAGAAGTTGCGAGGCATATATCAAAGGGTTCGACCACCATTGCCCTGCATTTGGAAATTGTATAGGTAATG GTCAGAATAACTATTTCCTTTTCATGGCTCTTTTGGCTGGATTTCTTATCACCGAGTCTTCTTTTGTGGCCTGCTCATCTAAGT TTGCTTCTAAATCTTCAATTCTTTACCAAACTAGATTGGAG AGTAATATGGCTGGAGACTTGGTCATTGGTGGATTGCTGTTTTCTCTGCTCCAATTGCTATGGCAG ggtatatttttcatgtggCACATATACTGCATATGTTTCAACATTAGAACTGATGAGTGG ATAAACTGGCAGAAGTATCCAGAGTTTCAACACCAAGTTAAATCAGAACAAG GACAAAGTTCTACTAATTTGACGTTCTGGAACCCATATGACAAGGGCATCCTGAGGAACATTAGAGAGTTCCTATCATAA
- the LOC104432743 gene encoding palmitoyltransferase ZDHHC12 isoform X2 produces the protein MAEIDDRRTPPEARTSSIGRCIASCVSVFLTQFALALIPRFFYASPLLIQLALSALVLVAVVGVAGRCRRALGVYASAPAFVVLSIVYIWVVYVTVVREAVPLLMDVLFHGEVAMLIIGLCSIFKRDPGRVTLGPSSSSELCDASVSEVSETSSLMGRVRYCRSCEAYIKGFDHHCPAFGNCIGQNNYFLFMALLAGFLITESSFVACSSKFASKSSILYQTRLESNMAGDLVIGGLLFSLLQLLWQGIFFMWHIYCICFNIRTDEWINWQKYPEFQHQVKSEQGQSSTNLTFWNPYDKGILRNIREFLS, from the exons ATGGCCGAAATCGACGACCGGAGGACGCCGCCCGAAGCTCGCACGAGCTCAATCGGTCGTTGCATCGCGTCCTGCGTCTCCGTCTTCCTCACTCAGTTCGCCCTCGCTCTGATCCCTCGCTTCTTCTACGCCTCTCCACTCCTCATTCAGCTCGCCCTCTCAG CTCTGGTGCTCGTGGCGGTCGTGGGAGTGGCAGGGAGGTGCAGGCGAGCTCTCGGAGTCTACGCATCAGCCCCTGCCTTCGTTGTCCTAAGTATCGTGTACATTTGGGTCGTCTACGTGACCGTCGTCAGAGAAG CGGTTCCACTGTTGATGGATGTTTTGTTCCATGGAGAAGTTGCCATGCTTATAATTGGTCTTTGCAG TATTTTTAAAAGAGATCCCGGTCGTGTAACCCTTGGACCTTCCTCGTCAAGCGAACTTTGTGATGCTTCTGTCTCTGAAGTCAGTGAG ACTAGCTCTTTGATGGGAAGAGTCAGATATTGTAGAAGTTGCGAGGCATATATCAAAGGGTTCGACCACCATTGCCCTGCATTTGGAAATTGTATAG GTCAGAATAACTATTTCCTTTTCATGGCTCTTTTGGCTGGATTTCTTATCACCGAGTCTTCTTTTGTGGCCTGCTCATCTAAGT TTGCTTCTAAATCTTCAATTCTTTACCAAACTAGATTGGAG AGTAATATGGCTGGAGACTTGGTCATTGGTGGATTGCTGTTTTCTCTGCTCCAATTGCTATGGCAG ggtatatttttcatgtggCACATATACTGCATATGTTTCAACATTAGAACTGATGAGTGG ATAAACTGGCAGAAGTATCCAGAGTTTCAACACCAAGTTAAATCAGAACAAG GACAAAGTTCTACTAATTTGACGTTCTGGAACCCATATGACAAGGGCATCCTGAGGAACATTAGAGAGTTCCTATCATAA
- the LOC104435329 gene encoding U-box domain-containing protein 13-like: MEEGKGALAQSMIDAVHEMASISGYRGTTKRQCGNLARMLSLLTPLFEEIKDSKESMPEGTIGALASLVEALSSANEPLRFGTVGSKIYHLVSEREQIMNKYHEVTSQLEQALNGISYKNLQISDGVKGQVELVLGQLRGAKGGVDSPDVDLNEELLALYNQSSDTAPDRTVLRRLAEELKLMKIKQESLAEKLEIFVLCASGGDPGESIERISMLLKKIKDFVKTENLDMGPPPGKENVLPSSSGSSVDGNKETPVIPDHFRCPISLKLMKDPVVVSTGQTYERSCIEKWLEAGHRTCPRTQQTLSSTTLAPNGVLRSLIAQWHEANGIQPPRPPSSSRPTKTISAAFPAKCAKIEQLLCKLGSGNPEEQRSAAGEIRLLAKRNADNRIAIAEAGAIPFLVRLLSTRDSRIQEHAVTALLNLSICYQNKGNIVSSGAVPGIVHVLRNGSMEARENAAATLFSLSAVDEYKVTLGASCAIPPLVLLLDEGTQRGKKDAAAALFNLCIYRGNKGKAVRAGIVPTLMQLLTEPGVGMADEALAVLAILASHTKGRAAIGAAKAVPVLVEIIRVGFPWNKENAAAVLVHLCAGEQHHLSEAKELGIVEPLVDLAQNGTDRGKRKAAQLLERLSRFVEQQQEGSGTGRSRGRGSGTGRNRG; the protein is encoded by the exons ATGGAGGAAGGCAAAGGAGCATTGGCTCAGAGCATGATCGATGCAGTCCACGAGATGGCTTCCATTTCGGGTTACAGGGGCACCACCAAGAGGCAGTGCGGCAATCTGGCCAGAATGCTGAGCCTGTTGACCCCATTGTTTGAAGAGATTAAGGACAGCAAGGAGTCCATGCCCGAAGGGACGATCGGAGCTCTTGCCTCGCTCGTGGAAGCCTTGAGTTCCGCAAACGAGCCGCTGAGGTTCGGCACCGTGGGCAGCAAAATTTATCACCTG GTCTCAGAAAGGGAACAGATTATGAATAAATATCATGAGGTCACCTCCCAACTGGAACAAGCTCTAAATGGAATTTCCTATAAAAACCTGCAAATATCCGATGGAGTCAAGGGACAG GTTGAGCTCGTGCTTGGGCAACTTAGAGGAGCTAAAGGAGGAGTTGACTCACCTGATGTCGACTTGAATGAAGAGCTCCTTGCCCTTTATAACCAGAGTAGTGACACAGCTCCAGATCGAACTGTCCTAAGGAGATTGGCTGAAGAACTAAAGTTAATGAAGATTAAGCAGGAGTCACTGGCTGAAAAGCTAGAGATCTTTGTCCTTTGTGCAAGTGGTGGAGATCCTGGTGAGAGCATTGAGAGGATATCGATGTTGCTGAAGAAAATTAAGGACTTTGTGAAGACAGAGAACCTTGACATGGGTCCGCCTCCTGGCAAAGAGAATGTTCTTCCCAGTTCCAGTGGGTCATCGGTCGATGGCAATAAAGAAACACCGGTCATCCCAGATCATTTCCGTTGCCCAATATCCTTGAAGTTGATGAAGGATCCCGTTGTTGTGTCAACAGGCCAG ACCTATGAGCGCTCGTGCATTGAGAAGTGGCTGGAAGCGGGCCATAGGACATGTCCAAGGACACAGCAAACCCTTTCCAGCACAACTCTTGCACCCAACGGTGTCCTTCGGAGCCTTATAGCTCAATGGCATGAGGCTAACGGCATTCAGCCACCTAGACCACCAAGCAGCTCTCGACCCACCAAAACTATCTCAGCCGCCTTCCCTGCCAAATGCGCTAAGATTGAACAACTTCTGTGCAAGCTTGGTTCTGGGAATCCTGAGGAACAGCGGTCAGCTGCAGGTGAGATTCGCCTTCTTGCGAAGCGTAATGCAGATAATCGCATCGCCATCGCTGAAGCAGGTGCGATTCCCTTCCTCGTACGCCTCCTTTCAACTCGAGACTCGCGCATCCAAGAGCATGCCGTCACTGCACTTCTCAACCTTTCAATATGCTATCAGAACAAAGGTAATATCGTCTCCTCTGGAGCCGTTCCAGGCATAGTCCATGTTCTGAGGAATGGGAGTATGGAAGCACGGGAAAATGCAGCGGCCACTCTCTTCAGCCTCTCCGCTGTAGATGAGTATAAAGTGACACTTGGTGCATCTTGTGCAATTCCTCCACTCGTGTTGCTTCTCGACGAGGGAACCCAAAGGGGGAAGAAGGATGCTGCAGCAGCTCTTTTCAATTTGTGCATTTATCGAGGTAACAAAGGGAAAGCTGTTAGGGCTGGCATTGTACCTACACTGATGCAGCTTCTAACTGAACCCGGTGTGGGTATGGCGGATGAGGCACTGGCTGTACTGGCAATATTAGCCAGTCATACAAAAGGGAGGGCCGCCATCGGTGCTGCAAAGGCAGTGCCGGTTCTTGTAGAGATTATTCGTGTTGGTTTTCCTTGGAACAAGGAGAATGCTGCAGCTGTACTGGTGCATCTTTGTGCTGGAGAGCAGCATCATCTGTCAGAGGCAAAGGAACTCGGAATCGTGGAGCCACTGGTGGATTTGGCACAAAACGGCACAGACAGAGGGAAACGAAAGGCTGCTCAATTGCTTGAGCGATTGAGCCGTTTCGTTGAGCAGCAGCAGGAAGGCTCGGGCACAGGCCGAAGCCGAGGTCGAGGTTCAGGTACAGGCCGCAACCGAGGCTGA